In one window of Methanolobus mangrovi DNA:
- a CDS encoding phosphatase PAP2 family protein, protein MKSQDAIITLLDISPDYDLAKYIFLIEGNRVSMFQAFTNPLLTYISSFVYLFGFSFLLIFTFVIFILTRQIRALQEFAIGVTIIYIVAFPFYLFTPVKVTCYTLPNVVPLLYNLSPIIYDGLRSVDPFFDNCFPSLHAALSFLAMLFIVFRTDLKRVKVVAVIVTLAIQFTIFYLGIHWISDFIGGIILAVLSYYVATRYHDRIVSKFDITFNRNH, encoded by the coding sequence GTGAAATCCCAGGATGCTATCATAACTTTGTTAGATATTTCTCCGGACTATGATCTTGCAAAATATATCTTTCTTATAGAGGGTAACAGGGTCAGTATGTTCCAGGCTTTTACCAATCCTTTACTTACATATATAAGTTCATTTGTCTATCTCTTCGGATTTTCTTTCCTTCTTATATTCACATTTGTTATATTCATATTGACCCGGCAGATCAGGGCATTACAGGAATTTGCCATTGGAGTTACAATTATCTACATAGTGGCCTTCCCGTTTTATCTTTTCACTCCTGTAAAGGTTACATGCTACACTTTACCCAATGTAGTACCACTGCTTTACAACCTGAGTCCCATAATATATGATGGTTTGAGGTCTGTAGATCCTTTCTTTGATAATTGCTTTCCGAGTCTTCACGCAGCACTCTCTTTCCTGGCAATGCTCTTTATAGTTTTCAGAACAGATCTTAAGAGAGTAAAAGTAGTTGCGGTTATTGTAACCCTGGCTATTCAATTCACTATATTCTATCTGGGTATACACTGGATCTCAGATTTCATTGGTGGTATCATACTTGCTGTCCTCAGTTATTATGTTGCTACAAGATACCATGACAGAATAGTGAGTAAGTTTGATATTACATTCAACAGGAATCATTGA
- a CDS encoding radical SAM protein, producing MIKIMLEPLFIECYQKIANNELYSRSELIKNIPAVFDEKCSEKELWKLHEYYMEVYREYKQKIYLNGNKAERKTEKSLLDLKILIAERIIENCHLCHHRCGVNRKLGEKGFCKLTDTSRYAAEFLHMGEEPELVPSHTVFFTGCVLSCIYCQNWDISMHPETGKQIDAIDMARIIDKRRKEGAKNLNLVTPTPHLHNILKIVKEISINTPVIWNSNMYHSQEATKLLEGVVDLFLADFKYGNNDCAVKYSKIKEYIETVTSNLEYAKRDAEILMRHLVLPRHLECCTRNVIDWTAKNTPDVRFNLMFQYRPEYLAYRYPEIDRTLELQEKEKAIKMVKDVGLKDVLL from the coding sequence ATGATAAAGATTATGCTTGAGCCTTTATTTATTGAATGCTACCAGAAGATAGCAAACAATGAATTGTATTCAAGGTCAGAACTGATAAAAAACATACCTGCAGTTTTCGATGAAAAGTGTAGCGAAAAAGAGCTTTGGAAGCTACATGAATATTACATGGAAGTTTACAGGGAATATAAGCAAAAAATCTATCTGAATGGTAATAAAGCAGAGAGGAAAACTGAAAAGAGTCTTCTTGACCTGAAGATATTAATTGCCGAAAGAATAATTGAAAACTGTCACCTTTGCCATCACAGATGCGGAGTGAACAGAAAACTGGGTGAGAAGGGTTTTTGCAAACTAACCGATACTTCCAGATATGCTGCTGAATTCCTGCACATGGGAGAAGAACCGGAACTTGTGCCATCACACACAGTATTCTTCACAGGGTGTGTGCTTTCCTGCATATATTGCCAGAACTGGGACATATCCATGCACCCTGAAACCGGCAAGCAGATCGATGCCATCGATATGGCACGGATAATCGATAAAAGGCGAAAGGAAGGAGCAAAGAACCTCAACCTTGTGACACCCACGCCACACCTGCACAACATATTGAAGATCGTGAAGGAAATTTCCATTAACACACCTGTTATCTGGAATTCAAATATGTACCACTCACAAGAGGCTACAAAGTTGCTTGAAGGTGTTGTGGATCTGTTTCTTGCAGACTTCAAGTACGGAAACAATGATTGTGCCGTCAAGTACTCTAAAATAAAAGAGTACATTGAAACTGTCACATCAAATCTGGAATATGCAAAAAGGGATGCTGAGATATTAATGCGGCATCTTGTACTTCCCAGACACCTTGAATGCTGTACCCGAAATGTAATTGACTGGACCGCTAAGAATACGCCCGATGTTCGTTTTAACCTGATGTTCCAGTACAGGCCAGAGTATCTTGCTTACAGATATCCGGAGATAGACAGAACACTGGAACTTCAGGAAAAAGAAAAGGCTATAAAAATGGTAAAGGATGTAGGGCTTAAGGATGTCCTGCTTTAA
- a CDS encoding cupredoxin domain-containing protein produces the protein MRARSLLFLIVLVSVLTLFFSGCVEEQSSDIPSNEDTSESQAIKADAIVYIDKYEFHPYSTTISSGDTVRWINNDSVAFIIKGNLVGGNSFQSPTLRKNDTFTYTFEDVGTYNYELVTHPWTNGGLIVVE, from the coding sequence ATGAGAGCAAGAAGTCTTCTATTCCTTATCGTGCTGGTATCGGTACTGACATTGTTCTTTTCAGGTTGTGTTGAAGAGCAGTCTTCTGATATACCGTCCAATGAGGACACTTCAGAATCACAAGCTATCAAAGCTGATGCAATTGTCTATATTGATAAGTATGAGTTCCATCCATATTCAACAACTATATCATCCGGCGATACTGTCAGATGGATAAATAATGATTCTGTAGCCTTCATTATAAAAGGTAATCTTGTGGGAGGCAACAGTTTCCAGTCACCTACACTCAGGAAAAATGATACATTCACCTACACATTTGAAGATGTGGGCACTTACAACTATGAACTTGTGACTCACCCATGGACAAATGGCGGGCTCATTGTTGTTGAGTAG
- a CDS encoding ATP-dependent DNA ligase, protein MTSFREFSQTCKVIESTSGSLDMVSLVAELLEKVTPEELPIVTHFVMGEIFPAWSSEEIGVGAGILYNALAKSAGLAVSDIKGLVRETGDIGETAFRALKKVAGGQATFSSFLEESNDLSILEVFDRFKDISRSSGKGSQTAKIKNLQYLFNSSSPEEVGYIARLAVEELRIGVGEGIVRDAISKAFDVPSDEVERAFMLTNDLGLVATTARNGGRDAVLSLGLELNRPIRMMLAQITPSLDAALSDIGIAAVEWKFDGARVQIHKEGDNVTLFTRRLENITDSLPDIVEAVRENVSAESAILDGEAVAIDENGRPRAFQDILKRFRRKYDVQSTAREIPLILNLFDIMYLNGEELLDLPLTQRRAKLAACVKNGNEIRVDAQYLTDNPEKILEIYNDALKAGHEGVMIKNPDSPYSPGKRGKNWLKKKPVMETLDLVVIGAEWGYGRRTSVLGSYALACHDPDTGRFLPVGRVATGFSDEQLVELTELFSELIIVESGTEVEIKPEVIFEVAFEEIQKSVNYESGYALRFPRLVNVRSDKSVEDVETIGRLEEMYLMQRERN, encoded by the coding sequence ATGACAAGTTTCAGAGAATTCTCTCAGACCTGTAAGGTTATCGAGAGTACTTCCGGCTCCCTTGATATGGTTTCTCTGGTTGCTGAATTACTTGAAAAGGTCACTCCAGAGGAACTTCCAATTGTAACCCATTTTGTGATGGGTGAGATTTTCCCTGCATGGAGCAGTGAAGAGATAGGTGTTGGTGCCGGTATCCTCTATAATGCCCTTGCAAAATCAGCAGGGCTTGCAGTTTCTGATATCAAGGGACTTGTAAGGGAAACTGGCGATATCGGTGAGACTGCTTTCAGGGCACTAAAAAAAGTTGCAGGTGGTCAGGCAACGTTCTCTTCTTTCCTTGAAGAATCCAATGATCTTTCTATCCTTGAGGTCTTTGATAGATTCAAAGATATTTCAAGATCATCGGGAAAAGGTTCCCAGACAGCTAAAATAAAGAACCTTCAATATCTTTTCAATTCATCCTCTCCTGAAGAGGTTGGTTACATTGCCCGCCTTGCAGTTGAAGAACTGAGAATTGGCGTTGGCGAGGGAATTGTCAGGGATGCTATTTCCAAAGCGTTTGATGTTCCTTCCGATGAGGTTGAAAGGGCTTTCATGCTTACCAATGACCTCGGACTTGTTGCAACCACCGCAAGAAATGGTGGTAGGGATGCAGTATTATCACTTGGCCTTGAACTCAACCGACCCATACGTATGATGCTGGCCCAGATAACTCCAAGTCTTGATGCAGCTCTTTCAGACATAGGCATTGCGGCTGTAGAATGGAAATTTGACGGAGCAAGGGTTCAGATACACAAGGAAGGCGACAATGTTACGCTTTTCACCCGCAGGCTTGAGAATATCACAGACTCCCTTCCGGATATCGTGGAAGCAGTAAGGGAAAACGTAAGTGCTGAATCCGCAATACTTGATGGTGAAGCGGTGGCCATTGATGAGAATGGCAGGCCCCGTGCATTCCAGGATATATTGAAACGGTTTAGAAGAAAATACGATGTCCAGTCAACAGCACGTGAGATTCCTCTTATACTCAACCTTTTTGATATTATGTATCTAAATGGCGAGGAACTGCTTGACCTTCCACTCACCCAGAGGAGGGCGAAACTTGCAGCATGCGTTAAAAATGGAAATGAGATCCGAGTTGACGCACAGTATCTGACGGATAATCCTGAAAAAATACTGGAGATATACAATGATGCTCTTAAGGCCGGACATGAAGGTGTGATGATAAAGAACCCGGATTCTCCTTATTCTCCTGGAAAACGAGGTAAGAACTGGCTCAAGAAGAAACCGGTCATGGAAACTCTGGATCTGGTTGTTATCGGGGCTGAATGGGGCTACGGCCGACGTACTAGTGTCCTCGGTTCCTATGCGCTTGCCTGTCACGACCCTGATACAGGGCGTTTCTTGCCAGTTGGACGTGTTGCAACTGGTTTTTCCGACGAGCAGCTTGTAGAGCTCACAGAATTGTTCTCTGAACTCATTATAGTAGAATCGGGGACAGAGGTCGAAATTAAACCTGAGGTCATCTTTGAGGTTGCCTTTGAAGAGATCCAGAAAAGCGTTAACTACGAGTCAGGTTATGCGCTTCGGTTCCCTCGTCTGGTAAATGTGAGGTCTGATAAGTCCGTTGAGGATGTTGAGACCATCGGACGCCTTGAAGAAATGTACCTGATGCAGCGTGAAAGGAACTGA
- a CDS encoding homoserine dehydrogenase — protein sequence MKTIRMSIIGFGAVGQGVAKVLIDKKDYLESIGLDFKVVAIADSRTAVVDLNGVDLTAAISRKSAEGTVGSEKTTGLEIIETIDHELVVETTPTNIVTGGAGLHNMLMAFKHGRDVVTSNKGPLAMKYGELMETSNASGSVFRFEATVGGAMPVLNLARDVLAGNKITNVEGIFNGTCNYILTRMMEEHAPYGQMLAEAQELGYAETDPTYDVEGIDTACKLVILANCVFGMNATHEDVTITGITKITPEALLLAQNDGYVIKLIGEVNDSRINVAPKLVPIDHPLAVGGSLNVASVQTDLSGPITVTGRGAGSIETASAILSDMISIYRE from the coding sequence ATGAAAACAATACGAATGTCCATCATAGGCTTCGGTGCAGTGGGTCAGGGTGTTGCAAAGGTTCTTATCGACAAGAAAGATTATCTTGAAAGTATCGGACTTGACTTTAAAGTTGTTGCAATAGCAGACTCAAGGACGGCGGTCGTGGATCTTAATGGTGTTGACCTTACTGCGGCAATTTCCAGAAAGAGCGCAGAAGGAACTGTTGGATCTGAAAAAACCACGGGACTTGAGATCATAGAAACCATTGATCATGAATTGGTAGTTGAGACTACCCCTACTAACATAGTTACGGGTGGAGCCGGTCTTCATAACATGCTCATGGCCTTTAAACATGGCAGGGATGTCGTTACATCCAACAAAGGTCCCCTTGCAATGAAATATGGTGAACTTATGGAAACTTCCAATGCAAGTGGTTCTGTATTCAGGTTCGAAGCGACCGTAGGTGGTGCAATGCCTGTACTTAATCTGGCAAGGGATGTTCTGGCAGGTAACAAAATTACCAATGTTGAAGGTATATTCAATGGTACATGTAATTATATTCTCACCCGTATGATGGAAGAACATGCTCCCTATGGACAGATGCTCGCAGAAGCGCAGGAGCTTGGATATGCGGAAACTGACCCCACATACGATGTAGAGGGTATTGATACTGCCTGCAAACTGGTCATACTGGCAAACTGCGTATTCGGGATGAATGCGACTCATGAGGATGTCACTATCACAGGTATAACAAAGATAACTCCTGAGGCACTGCTTCTGGCGCAGAATGATGGTTATGTCATTAAACTGATAGGAGAGGTCAACGACAGCAGGATAAATGTGGCTCCCAAGCTTGTGCCAATAGATCATCCACTGGCAGTTGGCGGTTCTCTCAATGTTGCATCCGTGCAGACCGATCTTTCCGGTCCTATCACTGTAACCGGACGTGGAGCAGGTTCTATTGAAACCGCCAGTGCTATTCTCAGTGATATGATATCCATTTACAGGGAATGA
- a CDS encoding amino acid-binding protein has product MRVSMDIELKDIPGQLLLALRPVSEFKGNLISVVHHHEKRTPRGTIPVQIVFETKPDNLNNIISSLEESDIGIARIDEKRYFEHGAVILIGHIVHTDIQDTIDTIDNTGYAEVVDLNLSMPKIKMPSSASLKIDAVSKEHLASAIELLKDIAKKKDLLVIEPIKSELGAV; this is encoded by the coding sequence ATGCGAGTTTCCATGGACATTGAGTTAAAAGATATCCCCGGGCAGTTACTTCTTGCTTTAAGACCGGTATCCGAATTCAAAGGTAATTTGATATCGGTGGTCCACCATCATGAAAAAAGGACTCCCCGCGGAACTATACCGGTTCAGATTGTTTTTGAGACAAAACCGGACAATCTTAATAATATTATCTCCAGCCTTGAAGAGAGTGATATCGGTATTGCACGTATTGATGAAAAGAGATATTTTGAGCACGGTGCAGTAATTCTTATCGGACATATTGTCCACACAGATATTCAGGATACTATCGATACGATCGATAATACAGGTTATGCAGAAGTTGTGGATCTTAACCTTTCTATGCCGAAGATCAAAATGCCATCATCAGCATCCTTAAAGATAGATGCAGTAAGCAAGGAACATCTGGCATCAGCTATCGAACTTCTGAAGGACATTGCTAAAAAGAAAGACCTTCTGGTCATTGAGCCTATAAAAAGTGAATTGGGGGCAGTTTAA
- a CDS encoding helix-turn-helix transcriptional regulator, producing MLIKKMTLLGIICIILLAGVQFSTAVEVATIHGAVYEWDSFDPLEDVIVEVNSTPPQSMLAKYGIYSFNLEPGDYLISASFYSSNNLVAYTEEEITVTGDGDYVLDLILLPVYYDSLGENEFAELDEIASFSDADDEQDSSPFSLAMIAILFILVILSAGAYYIVKQRSGKSTSDYEDSHISNDDLGSILPADIWQGLPDDLREVIGIISKNDGRITQKELRTRVRHSEAKVSLMVSDLESRGIVRKFKKGRGNVIILEESKAEEDSNQNV from the coding sequence GTGTTAATCAAAAAAATGACCCTGCTTGGTATAATCTGCATCATATTACTTGCAGGTGTGCAGTTTTCAACTGCGGTAGAAGTAGCAACTATCCATGGTGCGGTGTATGAGTGGGATTCATTTGATCCTCTTGAGGATGTTATTGTTGAGGTGAATTCCACGCCTCCTCAGTCCATGCTTGCAAAATATGGAATATATTCTTTTAATCTGGAGCCCGGGGATTATCTTATATCTGCCAGTTTTTACAGTTCTAACAATCTGGTTGCATACACAGAAGAGGAAATTACTGTCACTGGTGATGGTGACTATGTACTGGACCTGATTTTGCTGCCGGTATACTATGATTCTCTGGGTGAGAATGAGTTTGCGGAACTTGATGAGATTGCAAGCTTTTCAGATGCTGACGATGAACAGGATTCAAGTCCGTTTTCTTTGGCAATGATAGCTATTCTGTTCATTCTTGTGATACTATCTGCAGGAGCCTATTATATTGTAAAACAACGCAGTGGTAAATCGACTTCGGATTATGAAGACAGTCATATTTCTAACGACGATCTTGGTTCAATACTTCCGGCAGATATATGGCAGGGATTACCTGATGATCTCCGGGAAGTAATAGGTATCATTTCAAAGAACGATGGGCGAATTACCCAGAAGGAACTCCGTACAAGGGTCCGCCATTCAGAAGCCAAGGTCAGCCTTATGGTGTCCGATCTTGAGAGCCGGGGAATCGTACGGAAATTCAAGAAAGGTCGTGGTAATGTGATAATTCTTGAGGAAAGCAAGGCTGAAGAAGATTCAAACCAAAATGTATAA
- a CDS encoding PKD domain-containing protein, whose amino-acid sequence MEKQGLRIFAYFAAVLMLVSILPAGALAASDNAKNFDDKAISGNNGNGNGNVADDNSADEDDSDDDTTPSYDRDRDRIMDNASEDVTRKRTENMNAESDYKDAKIKYSNIKSKNPNLNSEEAINTTKEYLNSSIDYMISLLDAEDDADYIEVLEEERDNVEAAETRKELADAAKNIRSIWNDARKDRVVTAGKAIDNKINAVLKTSESLIVRLQNEIDAMEENGEDVEDLTAMLDEYKELIDDAREKQEQARSAYMYGNVGNGENIQEANRYLAEAGEDIRDANAILKNMLKELKKQREGVVVLTGNETLEASGNGTAVISGDVEINITANEYAKLVIKDLAGNAKIILGDETTYETSNIDAGNSTDNNRAFVFINLTGDVYINGSRLTVMLQGSDVELTVKGTGTAVLSGDGIYYIGDEGGEWANRYIDDDEDSEDEEPAEEEPEEEDDSVTVVANFTYTVDGLNVTFNDTSMNASSWNWDFDDGNNSIEQNPTHEYALSKEYNVTLTSYESDNDKLNNDSITQTINLTV is encoded by the coding sequence ATGGAAAAACAAGGATTGAGAATATTTGCATACTTTGCTGCAGTATTAATGCTGGTCAGTATTCTTCCAGCAGGAGCACTTGCTGCATCCGATAATGCGAAAAACTTTGATGATAAGGCAATATCAGGAAACAATGGGAATGGGAATGGAAACGTAGCTGATGATAACAGTGCTGATGAAGATGATTCTGATGATGACACGACACCTTCCTATGACAGGGATCGTGACAGAATAATGGATAACGCATCGGAAGATGTGACAAGGAAAAGAACTGAAAACATGAATGCTGAATCTGATTATAAAGATGCAAAGATCAAGTATTCCAATATAAAGTCCAAAAATCCAAATCTGAACTCTGAAGAAGCTATTAACACTACCAAAGAATACCTCAATAGTTCAATCGATTATATGATATCACTCCTTGATGCGGAAGATGATGCAGATTACATAGAGGTTCTGGAAGAGGAAAGAGACAATGTAGAAGCTGCCGAAACGAGGAAGGAACTTGCAGATGCTGCAAAGAACATCAGAAGTATATGGAATGATGCACGTAAGGACCGCGTTGTCACTGCAGGAAAAGCCATCGACAACAAGATCAATGCGGTTCTTAAGACATCAGAATCACTCATAGTACGTCTTCAGAATGAGATCGATGCCATGGAAGAAAATGGGGAAGATGTAGAAGATCTTACGGCAATGCTTGACGAATACAAGGAACTCATAGATGATGCCAGGGAGAAACAGGAGCAAGCAAGATCTGCATACATGTATGGAAATGTCGGTAACGGTGAGAATATCCAGGAAGCAAACAGGTATCTTGCAGAAGCTGGAGAGGACATCAGAGATGCAAATGCAATTCTGAAGAACATGCTCAAGGAACTCAAGAAGCAGAGAGAAGGAGTAGTTGTACTTACAGGAAATGAGACACTGGAAGCTTCAGGTAATGGCACAGCTGTTATCTCAGGAGATGTTGAAATAAATATCACAGCTAACGAGTACGCTAAGCTTGTCATTAAAGACCTTGCAGGTAATGCAAAGATAATACTAGGTGATGAGACAACGTATGAAACCTCTAACATTGATGCAGGTAACAGTACAGACAATAACCGCGCATTTGTCTTCATAAACCTCACAGGTGACGTATACATTAACGGAAGCCGTCTTACGGTCATGCTCCAGGGATCAGATGTAGAACTTACTGTTAAGGGAACAGGTACTGCAGTACTTTCAGGTGATGGTATCTATTATATCGGTGACGAAGGTGGAGAATGGGCGAACCGTTATATCGACGACGATGAAGACTCAGAGGATGAAGAACCAGCAGAAGAAGAACCTGAGGAGGAAGATGATAGTGTAACAGTCGTTGCAAACTTCACTTACACTGTTGATGGTCTTAATGTGACTTTTAATGATACATCTATGAATGCTTCTTCATGGAACTGGGATTTTGATGATGGTAATAATTCAATTGAACAAAATCCAACACATGAATATGCTCTTTCTAAGGAATATAACGTCACTCTGACCTCATATGAATCTGATAATGATAAATTGAACAATGATTCAATAACACAGACCATTAACTTGACTGTATGA
- the htpX gene encoding zinc metalloprotease HtpX, with translation MGNMTKTTLLLASLTGLLVIVGQMIGGTSGMIIAFIFAIVMNFGSYWYSDKIVLKMYHAQEVTSAEAPQLYGIVQKLAMRANLPMPKVYIVNTSMPNAFATGRDPQHAAVAATSGILELLTAEELEGVLAHEMAHVKNRDTLISAVAATIAGVITMVATWVKWAAIFGGIGGRDDNGANNIIGFLALAIVAPLAATIIQLAISRSREFAADEEGARISQKPWALASALEKLEYGSTHYRQRRGDVQPSQTTAHMFIVNPLKGSSLMNLFRTHPVTEERIRRLRAM, from the coding sequence ATGGGAAATATGACAAAAACTACATTATTACTGGCATCCCTTACCGGTTTACTGGTCATCGTCGGCCAGATGATAGGCGGGACGTCAGGAATGATAATTGCATTTATATTTGCAATTGTTATGAACTTCGGAAGTTACTGGTACAGTGACAAAATTGTCCTGAAAATGTACCATGCTCAGGAAGTTACTTCAGCTGAAGCTCCCCAACTTTATGGCATAGTCCAGAAACTGGCAATGCGTGCAAACCTCCCAATGCCAAAGGTATACATTGTGAATACATCTATGCCAAATGCATTTGCAACAGGAAGAGATCCACAGCACGCAGCAGTTGCTGCAACCTCTGGAATACTGGAACTTCTGACAGCTGAAGAACTTGAAGGTGTGCTGGCACATGAAATGGCACACGTGAAGAACCGTGACACACTGATAAGTGCAGTCGCTGCAACCATTGCCGGTGTTATCACCATGGTAGCTACATGGGTCAAATGGGCAGCCATATTCGGAGGAATTGGCGGAAGAGATGACAACGGTGCAAATAACATAATCGGTTTCCTGGCACTTGCAATCGTTGCTCCGCTGGCAGCAACAATTATACAGCTTGCTATTTCAAGGTCAAGGGAATTTGCAGCTGATGAAGAAGGGGCACGTATCTCACAGAAGCCATGGGCACTTGCAAGCGCATTGGAGAAACTTGAATACGGAAGCACACATTACCGCCAGAGAAGAGGTGATGTACAGCCATCCCAGACCACTGCACATATGTTCATAGTGAACCCATTGAAGGGAAGTTCTCTTATGAACCTGTTCAGGACACACCCTGTAACAGAAGAGCGCATAAGGCGTCTTCGCGCAATGTAA
- a CDS encoding DUF488 domain-containing protein, whose product MKCYTIGYGNRHVNDFIGMLIENKVTHLVDIRRYPQSTFKDYDKESLELILPKNGIIYSHSEGVGGMRDSTYVEYMQTDSFRSSFSKLMDLIREVNEKGGRLVLMCAEKSPKSCHRQYLSVKLEENGIEVIHLVEHGQTSLFNF is encoded by the coding sequence ATGAAGTGTTATACGATAGGATATGGAAATCGTCATGTCAATGATTTTATTGGCATGCTCATTGAGAATAAAGTAACTCATCTTGTGGATATACGGAGGTATCCACAGTCCACATTCAAGGATTACGATAAGGAATCACTTGAGTTGATTCTCCCAAAGAACGGGATTATCTACTCTCATTCGGAAGGCGTTGGTGGAATGCGTGATTCCACATATGTCGAATATATGCAAACCGATTCTTTCAGGAGTAGCTTTTCTAAACTTATGGACCTTATCAGGGAAGTAAATGAAAAAGGTGGCAGATTAGTACTGATGTGTGCGGAAAAAAGTCCAAAAAGTTGTCACAGGCAGTATCTTTCTGTAAAACTGGAAGAAAATGGTATAGAGGTCATCCACCTTGTAGAACATGGACAGACGAGCCTCTTTAATTTCTGA
- the aroA gene encoding 3-phosphoshikimate 1-carboxyvinyltransferase, which produces MKVSVSTSKINGEVFAPPSKSYTHRAITIAALSEECVIHRPLLSADTLATIRACEAFGASIDKTEEKLHITGVNSKPFVPNDVIDVANSGTTLRFMTAVSALTNGVTVLTGDGSIRNRPNQPLLDVLNKLGVEAYSTRGNGCAPLVVRGGLKGAITMIDGSISSQFISALLIACPLTTQSTTLSIKGEMKSRPYVDVTIELLESAGAEILVEEGNTIKFIIPANQKYNLKEYTVPGDFSSASYLLAGAAVTGSTVTVKNLFPSKQGDVDIIDVLERMGAEITWDKENGIVKVAGNGLKGTTFDAGATPDLVPTIAVLAACAEGVTVIENAEHVRYKETDRLHAMALELTKMGISVKEEPDQLIITGGELHGAELHGWHDHRIVMALTIAGMVAGDTIIDTAESVEISFPNFFEEMMKLGAQITLS; this is translated from the coding sequence ATGAAAGTATCTGTCAGCACTTCAAAGATCAATGGTGAAGTATTTGCACCACCGTCTAAAAGTTATACACACCGCGCAATCACAATTGCCGCCCTGTCTGAGGAATGCGTGATTCACCGGCCCCTTCTCTCAGCTGATACCCTTGCGACTATACGTGCATGCGAGGCATTCGGAGCAAGCATTGATAAAACAGAAGAAAAACTCCATATAACAGGAGTTAATAGTAAGCCATTTGTCCCCAATGATGTAATAGATGTCGCAAATTCAGGGACTACTTTGAGGTTCATGACAGCTGTTTCAGCACTTACCAACGGCGTAACTGTGCTTACAGGCGATGGTTCAATAAGGAACAGGCCAAACCAGCCGCTTCTTGATGTATTGAACAAGCTTGGTGTGGAAGCATATTCCACCCGTGGCAATGGATGTGCACCACTCGTTGTACGTGGAGGCCTGAAGGGTGCCATCACAATGATAGATGGCTCGATAAGTTCACAGTTCATTTCCGCACTGCTTATAGCATGTCCTTTGACAACCCAGAGTACAACCCTTTCTATAAAGGGAGAAATGAAGTCAAGACCTTATGTTGATGTCACCATAGAACTTCTTGAAAGTGCCGGTGCTGAGATACTTGTTGAGGAAGGAAACACTATAAAATTCATAATTCCTGCTAATCAGAAATATAATCTTAAAGAATATACAGTTCCTGGAGATTTTTCATCAGCTTCCTACCTGCTTGCAGGAGCAGCAGTAACAGGGTCAACTGTCACCGTGAAAAATCTATTCCCATCCAAACAAGGAGATGTAGACATAATCGATGTCCTTGAACGTATGGGTGCGGAAATCACCTGGGACAAAGAGAACGGAATAGTAAAGGTTGCAGGAAACGGTCTGAAAGGAACAACTTTCGATGCCGGAGCAACACCTGATCTTGTACCCACGATTGCCGTACTTGCAGCATGCGCTGAAGGCGTAACAGTGATAGAGAACGCAGAACACGTACGTTACAAGGAAACTGACAGGCTTCATGCAATGGCACTTGAGCTAACCAAGATGGGCATATCTGTAAAGGAAGAACCGGATCAGCTAATAATCACCGGTGGTGAACTGCATGGTGCTGAACTGCACGGATGGCATGACCACAGGATAGTTATGGCACTCACTATTGCAGGAATGGTGGCCGGAGACACTATAATAGATACTGCTGAATCAGTGGAAATATCTTTCCCCAACTTCTTTGAGGAAATGATGAAACTCGGAGCACAGATAACACTATCATAA